One Dama dama isolate Ldn47 chromosome 18, ASM3311817v1, whole genome shotgun sequence DNA window includes the following coding sequences:
- the NDUFA5 gene encoding NADH dehydrogenase [ubiquinone] 1 alpha subcomplex subunit 5 isoform X3: MESVRGWWPELTTGLVGLAVCETPHEEPDVKKLEERLQGGQIEEVILQAENELSLARKMIQWKPWEPLVEEPPASQWKWPI, from the exons ATGGAGTCAGTCCGCGGGTGGTGGCCTGAACTG ACCACTGGCCTGGTGGGATTGGCTGTTTGTGAAACTCCACATGAG GAACCAGATGTTAAAAAACTAGAAGAGCGACTGCAGGGTGGCCAAATAGAAGAGGTGAttcttcag GCTGAAAACGAACTTAGTCTGGCAAGAAAAATGATCCAGTGGAAACCATGGGAGCCTTTAGTGGAAGAGCCTCCAGCCAGCCAATGGAAATGGCCAATATAA
- the NDUFA5 gene encoding NADH dehydrogenase [ubiquinone] 1 alpha subcomplex subunit 5 isoform X1: protein MESVRGWWPELTTGLVGLAVCETPHERLKILYTKILDVLGHIPKNAAYRKYTEQITNEKLSMVKAEPDVKKLEERLQGGQIEEVILQAENELSLARKMIQWKPWEPLVEEPPASQWKWPI, encoded by the exons ATGGAGTCAGTCCGCGGGTGGTGGCCTGAACTG ACCACTGGCCTGGTGGGATTGGCTGTTTGTGAAACTCCACATGAG AGGCTAAAAATATTGTATACAAAAATTCTTGATGTTCTTGGACACATCCCTAAAAATGCAGCGTATAGAAAGTATACAGAACAGATTACAAATGAGAAGCTGAGTATGGTTAAAGCG GAACCAGATGTTAAAAAACTAGAAGAGCGACTGCAGGGTGGCCAAATAGAAGAGGTGAttcttcag GCTGAAAACGAACTTAGTCTGGCAAGAAAAATGATCCAGTGGAAACCATGGGAGCCTTTAGTGGAAGAGCCTCCAGCCAGCCAATGGAAATGGCCAATATAA
- the NDUFA5 gene encoding NADH dehydrogenase [ubiquinone] 1 alpha subcomplex subunit 5 isoform X2, with amino-acid sequence MAGLLKKTTGLVGLAVCETPHERLKILYTKILDVLGHIPKNAAYRKYTEQITNEKLSMVKAEPDVKKLEERLQGGQIEEVILQAENELSLARKMIQWKPWEPLVEEPPASQWKWPI; translated from the exons ATGGCGGGCTTGCTGAAGAAG ACCACTGGCCTGGTGGGATTGGCTGTTTGTGAAACTCCACATGAG AGGCTAAAAATATTGTATACAAAAATTCTTGATGTTCTTGGACACATCCCTAAAAATGCAGCGTATAGAAAGTATACAGAACAGATTACAAATGAGAAGCTGAGTATGGTTAAAGCG GAACCAGATGTTAAAAAACTAGAAGAGCGACTGCAGGGTGGCCAAATAGAAGAGGTGAttcttcag GCTGAAAACGAACTTAGTCTGGCAAGAAAAATGATCCAGTGGAAACCATGGGAGCCTTTAGTGGAAGAGCCTCCAGCCAGCCAATGGAAATGGCCAATATAA
- the NDUFA5 gene encoding NADH dehydrogenase [ubiquinone] 1 alpha subcomplex subunit 5 isoform X4, translating into MAGLLKKTTGLVGLAVCETPHEEPDVKKLEERLQGGQIEEVILQAENELSLARKMIQWKPWEPLVEEPPASQWKWPI; encoded by the exons ATGGCGGGCTTGCTGAAGAAG ACCACTGGCCTGGTGGGATTGGCTGTTTGTGAAACTCCACATGAG GAACCAGATGTTAAAAAACTAGAAGAGCGACTGCAGGGTGGCCAAATAGAAGAGGTGAttcttcag GCTGAAAACGAACTTAGTCTGGCAAGAAAAATGATCCAGTGGAAACCATGGGAGCCTTTAGTGGAAGAGCCTCCAGCCAGCCAATGGAAATGGCCAATATAA